The following nucleotide sequence is from Phaenicophaeus curvirostris isolate KB17595 chromosome 12, BPBGC_Pcur_1.0, whole genome shotgun sequence.
ttctctggagTCAGCTCATACCAACTGGCCTTTATTCACGTTCCCCTTTCTGAAAGGCTTTGGGAGAGCAGTGAAAAGGTTCCACAGAGGCCTGACAGAAAGGGGACAGAGCTGTTGTCAGTGCATCAACAGTCCTGCAGCACAGAGCCACGCGGGGGCTTTGCACGCATGTGAAATCACGACAGAAAGGACTGAACGCAGCATCATCACACTGTGAAGTCCTGTGCTACCTTCTATGTTTTCAGATAAAAGTCTTCACATTTTGCCCTTTACGAGGATATGTTAAAACCAAAGGTGCATTAGGGCCCTTTCCTAACTTGCAGCATGtggcttttcattttattccagCACATCTTTCCCAAATCATGCTTTTACAAGTTTTTCTTTTACCAAGCTGATTTAACATCATAGAAGGAGAGAATAAAAAGTTGTACTGTGCTCTAGAGACTTCAAAGGTACATAGGTAAGTCTGAGGCAGTTGTTTCATTCCTGAAGATGAAGAACATGTGAATTTGTTTGAATATGAAATATGGAATAATTTCAGAATGCGCTAGCTGCACTCCACAACCCAAATATTAAACTGGTACCAGGCAGCAGTCCTTTTCCTGCATCTCATAAAGCTCATTGATAAAACCCTGTCTGCTTATCAAAACCTCAGGAAGGGTCAGATAACCTGCCACTGTGAGCAATCTTCTGCAATTAGTCCGAGACTGGCAGGTCCCAAGCAAAATTAGAAGGTGgcccaagaaaagaaaatccctgACCAGCAGAGCTGCGGCATTTAAGCATTAAATACCATTTCCTTGTGCCGCAAACGGCTAGTGTGGTGCAACAAAACCCTGAGCAGAAATCAATTTGAAGCAGGAAGAAGTGTCACTGGCTAAATGTCAGCTATACAATCGTAATGAAAATTTTCCCAGTGCCCTTTCAGCAGGGGGACCATCACTGAATCAAAATCACTCACTTTACAGTACTCCAGACTTTTAATCATTGCCTCTCCATGGCTAAGCAGCCTGCAAACCAGCGACTGTCATTCTCTTCATCATCAGAACACCTTCTCAAAAGCAGTGTCAGTGACCTCCTTCAGCCCTGAGGGCACTAGCCTCAAGACTGAGTCACAGCACCACTAACCTCACTCAAACACACTCAGGAACAGAGTGGCCTCATTTCATGTTCCTTCTCGTCGTGCCAGTGCATTTGTTCATAAAGAAAATGTGCATGAACAGAGGGTATGAGATCATGACTGAGGGAGggcagaatttcttccttgaGGGTGTTTTCTGCAGATATCAACTCTTACTAAgctttaagttactttttaAGAATTAGAACTCTCTCCCTCATTAAAACATCTCTGTGTTCTGCTTTCCCTGGCCAGTATCTCACGGGTCTTCCAGCTCTAAGGAACCTGCAGTGAAAGACATGCTCTaatatacatagaatcatagaatcatagaataaccaggttggaagagacccaccggatcattgagtccaaccattcctatcaaacactaaatatcCTCTCTAAACACTataaaacaaacactaaacaaaCACTATAAATATCCTCTCTGGATGGACGTGAGCAGGAATACGGGGATGTTTGGCTGTTATCTCACCGATTCTTGTTGCTGCACAGCAGTCACCTTGCAGCAAATTCCCACAACCAAGCAAAGGGGGCTGTATATCAGCTGCAGAACCTCGGCTGGCAGCTCTTTTCGGTACACAGAAGCTTGACATCTCTTTTTCAGTCACCAACTGCACCATCAGGGAACAATTGCGCCTCACATAAATAACTACTTATTGTGTCCAAAACTGAGATGGGTACATCTGTGCATATTAATACACTAtaatcaaattatttctttgaaatacaaGACAGTAGGGTGTGATTCAAGTTTGGGccagcttttattttactttctaaagATTAAGAAAGAATATCTTCACAGCAAGAACACTACCCTCAAATACCACACCACGGATAAAATTAGCTGTAGCTTTGTCATCTTCTTTACTGTAGAAAGCAAATCAGACGTCTATGTTATCACTTATCATTCACAGATTAATATTTGCACTGTAAAATTACATATGCAGTTATTTGATCAGTTAATTACAAGTTCCCATTTGCGTCTCTGGAATAACTGCATAACTGGCCTAAAAGGAAAATCATCACTTTTCCTTGTCAGCAGCCATTTCAAAGAATTTCCACATCCACCAGCTAAATGTTAAATTACTTCAccatttactttgttttacaggACAGACTCAACATTTTCAAATCTTTCTCTCATATGATCTACAGAACTGCAGCAGGTCTATGCAACTGTTCCCTTCATCCAAAGATGCTTTCATGACATTTTTATTAGTTTCCAGGCACCCAGCTTCTAGAAAGTACAGACGGACCTATCCTTTATTCCACGTTATTTAGGATCTTCAGGAACTGTAATACTTGATGAAGTATGATACAGGCAATGCAAAAGACGGTAGGGTTAGATGTGTCCATACAGGAACTACATTATCTCAGTGGTAAGTTCAGACACTGAACCTGAGGAAACAACCTCAACATTACAAACCACTGGGAGTACACGGTTTTGGTCAGCATCTCATGCAATACACCAGAACGGCTATTTTACTTCTAGGTGATATTCTTATGTAGAATCTGAAATTTTTTAAACAGCCGTGCATTGAAACAGGCAGCAAACCCTACACCTAGCCTGATCTACAACATTATTGATTTGATTCTGCTACATCAAGATTCAACCCTGCAAggaattcttcataatgagatCTATTTAACAACTCCATTAGTGATTCGTTAATATCTTTGTTGAAAACTGAGTCAAAGTTCCCATTCACGCAGGCTTCATTCTCCAGCTGAAAACTGCTCATTAAATCCTGTATCCACTTGAGTTCCTCTGAAAGTTCTTGACTTAGAGATTCATACTGGCTCTGCAGATCAGCATATTTCCCCGTTATGCCTGTAAGACTAGCACCTACAGTCTTGATATCTTCTTGTAGATGTCTTTTCAGGGATTCAATTTTACGGTATTCATACTTCAGCTGAGACAGCTTGTGCCTTACGCTTTCATTCTCTTCTTTATACCAAGCTTCTTTCTCATTATAAATGGAAACCAGAGCATCAATGTCCTCCTGCAAGGAATCATGGGATGCAGCCAAAGTGCTGAAACCCCGTTCTGTGAGTGAAATGTCTTCTACTACCCGGGCAAAGCGCTCAAAGTTGATGTAGGTATTATTGGGAGGCATACTAGAGTGGCACTTTATGGTGTACTCTCGCAGGCGTTTTGTCTTCAGCTGTGTGTTCTCAACCCTCTTGTTTTCCTggacttttgtttcttctttcatctGGTGAGTCGCCAGACAGAGGAACCAATATTACTGAATGTTTACAAGACAGCGCAGTAATTCAAAAGCTCTACATAAAGGATGCAGCCTGAACTTCCACAATGCTGGAAGATTCTTTGCTCTCACAGGTTTTCCTTCATGCATTTggttagaagaaaaaaaccacaaaacagaacacaaacccaaaacctaatGTGACAAGTGACATGCGTTCATGTCAATGTGTAAGTGTAAATAACAAGGCCTCAGCTTATTTTCATGTTAATTTTTACCAGTTAAGAGTCTCAAAGCTGACACCGtaagaggaaaaacaacaatCCAGAAAACACTCCAGTTCTGTGCAACGCAGAGCAAAAACCAAATGTCAAACATTCTCATTAGTCATGCTGAGATTagccaaatgtattttcagtaaGAGACTTATCCACAAAAGCAAGCAATATTTgtgatgaaaaaatacatacagacgCACAAACACAAGCAAATAACACACTCGGTACAGCAGTTCTATCTTGAGAGAAATTATATTTCCCATATCGGCTGTAGTCAACTTTCATCTCGAGAAAGAACTAAACCCAACAAGTAGTCCATGCAAACAGAGGAGGATGGAAAATGCAAAGCCCAGCCTAATGTTCAATGTACAAAGTTTGTTCCCCTCTTTTTGAAAGTTATGATAACAAAAGAAGTAATTTGCAGAAATCCTAGGATTTAGCAGGCCCAACCAATTTCTTTCCAGTGCATGTCCTCAAGACACCAGGGTCTCCAAGTACTCAAGAGGGCAGTTTTCCATTTATCACACCAATGAGTGAAAATATCATCTCTGCTTTGCTCAtggtacaaaaaaaaccaagactGCTCTCTCTATTGAGTCTTACCATTATCCACGGATGGGACAGAGCTTCCTGAATTGTAAGCCGTTTCCTAAAAAACCACATCACAAAACAAATCAGCATTGAACGAGAAATACCATGTACCCGAGTCCACTGACACACACTTCTCGCAGGCTTCACATGAAGCATTTACCGCGGGCTGTGTTTCTCCAGGAAGCATTCTACTTAGTAACTGTTCTAAGTCTCAGTAAGAAGCTGTCCTCACTCCACACTATTTTAATTCTTACTTGATCAAAACCTACCTGTATTTCtgtgtaaaaattaaaaaaaaggtctaTTGTTCCTATAAACTGGGAATAATGATCTGCATAGCTGTCATGCAAATCCTAGGCGACTGCAACACATGCAGTGAGGTTTAAGAAACAATTGCACTATAAGCACACGTAAAGATTTTTCCACACTTGTGCTACTGGGAGCATATTCAAATGTCACATCCCTGCAAGTAGTTCATATTAGAATGAAATATTACAGTGGTAATTGCCCTGAACTAGAGATTTTGCCCACCATTTTTGGCTCTTCACCTACACCCTGATGTATCAGCTTGACTCAGGTGAAAATTCAGTTCCGAAAATGAAATTTAACTGAGGAGATTTGGTTCCTTTTGTTGGGGTTTCTGCATGCAGTGATTAAACAGAGACACAGCAGCAGCCTCCTGTATCGCTCCTGAACAGCAATACACACTGCAGGGAAAGCTTTACAGATTACTCCTCAAGCTATGTTTCACCAGGTTTATCTTAGAGACAAATAGGTCTTTCTGGATTTTTACTTACCGCGTATCTTTCACCAGGAGTTTCCGAATAAAATCTTTTGCTAGATCGCTGGTGTTGCTGAAAAATTCTTCATCGAATTCATAATTCACAGCTGTGATATTGGCCAGCGTTTCTTGTTTAGTTTCTCCAAGGAAAGGCGATGCACCACTAAGTCTAAATAAGCCAGAAAGAAGAATcaattggaaaaataaagagaagaggTCCCCTAACGGAATTACAGTCACAGCATAACATACTCTCAGGACATTTGTGGATCTCATGTTGTAGCAGCCAGGCCATGTGGAAGGTAACAGGCCCAGCTTTGGTTCACTACATCTGTGGTTATAAGCCAGACTCATCTTGAAAGTCTAGTGCGGTACTAATGTGTGCACACAGATAGAAACGTGCAGATTCTTCTCTCCAGAGTGTCTCATTGAAGTAATTGCTAATCAAATAATCAGACTAGAAAACCCTTCAGCTGAGGACGGTCTCTGTCCCTGTGAACTCACAGGCACTGGCAGGCAGGAACTTCTATCAGCTTCAAACAGATAGACTACTGTTTCTACAGGTTTTCTTTGGGCAGGAGAAGCTCTGcccctgctgcttttctgttggCAAAGCTACTGACAAGTTTCCTGCACAGTGGGTTCAGCCAAGATACCCTTCTCAGCTGAAACCAAAATACCATCTGAGATCATAAGTGAGGTGCGTGGCTTTTCCTGGGAGCCAACTCCTCTTGAGAGGTAGGGCCACGCTGCTCATTAGAAGCAACCCACAAGGCAAAGGACTTTCGGTGGCAGTAAAATCCAATCATTTCTGAATAATGCAAGATTTCTTTCTACTGGCACTCTGCTCCAACTGCAAGGATATAACAGAGCTGTCATCACAATAAAATGTCATTCAGcaatcttttccttcttttatttattcatcaCCAGTTGACACacttttcttctaaaatgtaACTATGTTTTTCCCTCCTGCTTACACTGACTACAATGATGTTCCCAACCAGCCTTTCATTTACTAGCTTTAACaacctctttttcctcctgtaaGATCACTTCTCAGTTCCCAGGATCAAGTTCTCTGCTGCTACCGCAGCTTCAATTCACCTTTTTGGACATGGGTGACCATATTTAGGCACAGTAATCCAGACTGCTGCCTTTACAAGCAAATTACAACTTCTCTATTTCCACCTGAAATAACTCCCCTATTGCACTTTGGTTCTATTCTCTCCACACATCACTGGGCAATGAATACACACGGGCTTTTCCATCCCCTACCATTTGGGAGCTGATGAGGTCCCGTAAGAAGCAGAAATGCCCAGTGATGCTAGAGATATTCTTTTCTCAGTCTGCTCAGCATGCCCTGCCCCACTTCTTTTATCCCgtattttaaactggaagaggctgcaggaTCACATTTAGACAAACCACTGCCCACCCCACGTGTGCTGCACATCTCCTAAATGACAGAAGGGAAGAGCTGTTTCACACTAGCACAATGGAGCTTCGGGAACACTTGCAGGAGAGAATCTAGTGTACTCACAGTATGTAGGTGATGACTCCTATGCTCCTAAAAAGACAAAGGAGATTCATTGTAAGGGTTCCAAATCATCTGTACTCTTAAGTTACGCAACATGAAAAAGTCAATAGGTCAATAGTAGCTGCTATATTGGCAGGAGAGCCACTGTGGCTTTAGAGAACTTAATATCTCTCTTAAAGAACCGTGTTTAAGGGAAAACGTAATTTTGCATATAACTTCAAGCAATATGGATATTTGAAATCTCTTCATATATTTCTACTCTAGCAGGCGTTTACTACAGTGcacatcataaaaaaaacccccaaagaaATAGAAGCAAGGATGTTTTATTTGAGCCGACTTTTTTGTGCCTGCCTCCTCAGCAGCTCAGATTAGTATGCAGGTCTCCTCTGCATGCAGTGATCTTTATAAATAAAGCTGTCACAAGCCCTGCAGGAACATGTTCTCTTTGAAGAGTGCTCCTCTGCAGTGGACAGCGGCAAACAGCAAACTGCTAACTCTATAACTGCCATCATGAAAGATTTTCACTGTAATTTTGCAGAAATTTAATGGTTATCTTTTAACTTAAAAGAATGCATCAAAAATATAAAGACAGAACAAAGGGTTATTAACTGCActtaagctttttcttttggtttgattttaatttgttgCAGTAGAATGGATTCTATTCACAGCAAActgggaaaatgaaatattagatcaacctgggggaaaaaaaaacccactaaaaaCTTACCACATATCTGCAGCTAGTCCAAGCGGTTCGTAGTTTACTATTTCTggagctgcaagaaaaattTAATCAAACATCAGCAACTGAGGTAACGATATTTTACCAGGCTGAATTGAGTAACAGATCAAGAATTCCCAAGAGGGAGAAAGGGGTgggtgggaaaaggaaaggcagTACTAGCATGCACTGTTTACAGTTTTATAGCCCTGATAGGAATTCAAGTTCACAAGTGTCCAGAAGAGATTATGTAGAGTAACACAGATCATAATGCAACTCAAGAATAAGGGTAAAGCAGCTATCATAGAAAGGCGTAATTTAAAATCCAATTGAGACAGATTAGATTTATGGTCAGTGAGCAACAAAAAGAGAATCAGGTGGAAAAACGTACAGGTAGGTGAAGGTTTTGTACTCAAGGTGTGCAGCGTGAGGCAGTTCTGTCCAAAAAGCAATGCCAGAGATACCCATGTAATTGTGTAGAACACCGAGAGCTTACTTGCCCCAGGAAACAagtacaaaaatataatttgtatttataatACTTCACAATCTCAATCCTGAATTTACATCTCTCAATATTTATTTGGCAGCAACCCACTCTCACAGCAGTAGCCCATCTGCTTTACAGAAAGCACCTTTCACCTATTCCACAAAAAGAAAGTAAACTTCTCAATTTAGGTCACCTTGATACAAGTGAGATTCAAACTACCTCTGTCCTTCACTTCTTAACTCTGAAAACATGTCTCAACTTTGTCATGGCACTTGCAATATGAGACGAAGGAATAGGTCACCCACTCACCTACAAATTCTG
It contains:
- the DAPK2 gene encoding death-associated protein kinase 2 isoform X2; amino-acid sequence: MPNRDNPWNDVSGGQFAIVKKCREKSTGMEYAAKFIKKRQSRASRRGVRREEIEREVSILQQILHANIIKLHDIYENKTDVVLILELVSGGELFDFLAQKESLCEEEATRFIKQILDGVNYLHSKKIAHFDLKPENIMLLDNNIPVPHIKLIDFGLAHKIEDGVEFKNIFGTPEFVAPEIVNYEPLGLAADMWSIGVITYILLSGASPFLGETKQETLANITAVNYEFDEEFFSNTSDLAKDFIRKLLVKDTRKRLTIQEALSHPWIMMKEETKVQENKRVENTQLKTKRLREYTIKCHSSMPPNNTYINFERFARVVEDISLTERGFSTLAASHDSLQEDIDALVSIYNEKEAWYKEENESVRHKLSQLKYEYRKIESLKRHLQEDIKTVGASLTGITGKYADLQSQYESLSQELSEELKWIQDLMSSFQLENEACVNGNFDSVFNKDINESLMELLNRSHYEEFLAGLNLDVAESNQ
- the DAPK2 gene encoding death-associated protein kinase 2 isoform X1, with the protein product MKSPNMALFKQQKVEDIYEIGEELGSGQFAIVKKCREKSTGMEYAAKFIKKRQSRASRRGVRREEIEREVSILQQILHANIIKLHDIYENKTDVVLILELVSGGELFDFLAQKESLCEEEATRFIKQILDGVNYLHSKKIAHFDLKPENIMLLDNNIPVPHIKLIDFGLAHKIEDGVEFKNIFGTPEFVAPEIVNYEPLGLAADMWSIGVITYILLSGASPFLGETKQETLANITAVNYEFDEEFFSNTSDLAKDFIRKLLVKDTRKRLTIQEALSHPWIMMKEETKVQENKRVENTQLKTKRLREYTIKCHSSMPPNNTYINFERFARVVEDISLTERGFSTLAASHDSLQEDIDALVSIYNEKEAWYKEENESVRHKLSQLKYEYRKIESLKRHLQEDIKTVGASLTGITGKYADLQSQYESLSQELSEELKWIQDLMSSFQLENEACVNGNFDSVFNKDINESLMELLNRSHYEEFLAGLNLDVAESNQ